TGGCGGCCGGGAAACAGCCTGGTACGCCGAGGCCGGCTACACCTTCGCCGAGGCGCCATGGGCGCCGCAGCTGACCTACCGCTACACCCGCTACTCAGCAGGTTGGGACCTGCTGTTCACCGGCCTGTCCGGCGGCTACGGCACCTGGATCCAGGGTGAGGTGGCGGGCAACTATGCCGGGCCGTTCAACACCAACAGCGGCATCCACCATGTCGGCTTGAAGGCCACGCCACGGGACGACGTCACCGTGGGTGCGCTGTTCTTCGACTTCAATACCGTGCGTACCCGCGACACCCTCAACCTCGATGCGCAGGAACTGGACCTGTATGTGGAATGGGCGGTGAACGAGCACCTGATCGTCACCCCGCTGCTGGGGCTGTTCAAGCCGCGCAAGGATCAGAGCAATGGCGGGAACCAGGTGGGGAGTGGGACCAATGTGTACAGCCAGTTGACGGTGGCGGTGCCGTTCTGAGCAGCGGTTCGCCAGCAAGCTGGCTCCTACAAGTTCACCGCGCACTACTTGTAGGAGCCAGCTTGCTGGCGAACCGCCCGCAACTAGCCCAGCAACAGACGCAGGTCAGCGCCGGCTTCGTTCAACGGCGGGCACCAATAGTAGCCACCGCTCAGCGGCCGGCTGAAGCGGTACAAACCATCGATCACGCCATCTTCCAGCCCGCTCATGCGGCGCAGTTGCACCTCGAAGGCATCGAACGAATACCCCAGCGCCACAAACGCCAGACCCGCGCCGCGCTCGTCGGCCCAGGCCACCGAACGACGCACGATGAACGCCTCGGGCTCGAAGCTCTCCTGGGCGGTGCGCTTGACGTGGGCCGACTCGGGCGCGTCGTCAAGCTCTTCGTTATCGCTCAGGCGGCGGCCGATGATGTTGTCCTGCTCGCCCTGGGGCAGCGACTTGAAGTAGTTCAGGTCGTGCTTCCACAGCTGGAAGGCGGCATAGCTCGAGCCCGCCAGGCCCGGCACATCGCCCGGCACGATGGCGGCGGCGACGGCGTCTTCATCCACCGGGTTCTCGGTGCCGTCTTCGTAGCCGGTCAGGTCATGGCCACCGCGGTGCAGGAAGCCATCGACGCTGTCCACCAGGCGCAGGGCCGGTGCCAGGGCCTGTTGCAGCGCCTGGGCGCGCAGGAACAGCTCGCCACGCTCCTCGCCGCGCAGCCACAGCCACAGGGCGTGCTGGGTGGCCGGGTTCTCCACCACCGCGTCCAGTTGCGGGAAGCTGCGCAGGCCAGGTACTTCGCGGCCCAGGGCCTTGGCCAGCGGCGCGCCGACGGCGAGGATCAGGTTGTTGCCATCGACCTGCGGCAGCAGTTGGTCCAGGACGGCGGGCAAGGCCTCGACCGCGTCGAGGGCGAAGAACAGGTGGCGGGCATGGGCCGGCACCGGTGTGGCAAGCAGACCTGGCTGGAACGGCATGACAGGCTAATCCTCGGCAAAAGCGGGAATGCTACTGCGCCAGGCGCGGCATCGCAACGCGACCCAGGGCCGCTGTGCCGGGCCAGTTTAGTAACAAACGGTTACCAAGAAAGGTGTATTGCAATTAGCTATCGTTCCAACGCCACCTAGACTCCCGGGATCCTTCGCCCGAGAGACCGCCCATGACCGCCTCGCCGCTGCTCACCGCCGTCCTGCCCCTCGCCCTGGGCATCATCATGCTCGGCCTGGGGTTGTCGCTGACCCTGGCCGACTTCGCCCGGGTGGTCAAATACCCGAAACCCGTGGTGATCGGGCTGACCTGCCAGATCCTGCTGCTGCCGCTGGTGTGTTTTCTGATCGCCAACGGCTTCGGCCTGGAGTCGGCGCTGGCGGTGGGGCTGATGCTGCTGGCCGCCTCGCCGGGCGGTACCACGGCCAACCTGTTCAGCCACCTGGCCCATGGCGACGTGGCGCTGAACATCACCCTCACCGCGGTCAATTCGCTGATCGCCATCCTCACCATGCCGTTGCTGGTGAACCTGTCGCTGACCTGGTTCATGGCGTCCGACCAGGCCATCCCGTTGCAATTCGCCAAGGTCATGCAGGTGTTCGCCATCGTCCTGCTGCCGGTGGCGCTGGGCATGCTGATCCGCCACTGGGCGCCGCGCTTCGCCGCGCGCATGGAAAAACCGATGAAGCTGGTGGCGGCGTTGTTCCTGGCGTTCACCATCGTGCTGGCGCTGGCCAAGGACTGGCAGACGGTGGTCGAGTACGCGCCGGTGGTGGGTGGCGCCGCACTGCTGTTCAACCTGCTGAGCCTGGGGGTGGGCTACTGGGTGCCAAGGCTGCTGAGCATCCCCCGGCGCCAGGCGATCGCCATCGGCATGGAGATCGGCATTCACAACGGCACCCTGGCCATCGCCCTGGCCCTGAGCCCGACGCTGCTGAACAACGCGACCATGGCGGTGCCGGCGGCGATCTACAGCCTGATCATGTTCTTCACGGCGGCGGGGTTCGGCTGGTGGGTGAGCCGCGGGCAAAAGGCCGGGATCGCGCATAGCACAGGGGCTCTGTAGGAGCGGCTTCAGCCGCGATACGGGCAACGCGGTGCATGGCACCCGCTTCGCGGGTGTTCGCGGCTGAAGCCGCTCCTACAGGCCCCTGCGCCGCTTCAGCTGTTGCTTCAACACCCGCAACGGTGGCGCGTAGAAGAACCCGAACGAAACACTGCCTTCGCGCCCCTTCACCGCATGGTGCAGCCGATGCGCCCGGTACAGCCGCTTGAGGTAGCGATTGACCGGCTTCGGCGCCCGTGGCCAGTGGCGGTGAAAGAAACCGTCATGGGCCAGCACATAGGCCACGCCATACCCGGCCACTCCACCGCCGACCCACTGCAACGGCGCATGCCCGGCCTTGCCCAGCGCCACCAGCGCCGTGGCGATCAGCCCGAGGGCGAGCAGATACAGGTCGTTGGTTTCCAGCATGCCCAGCTGCGGTTCATGGTGCGAGCGGTGCAGCCACCAGCCCCAGCCATGCATGACGTACTTGTGGGCCAGCGTGCCGACGCCTTCCATGGCCACCAGGGTGCCGAACAGGATGGCGAGGTTGAACAACATGAGACGATCCGGGGGGTTGGCAACGAAAGGCGCAAGGGTAACATTGCCGGCAGGTCATACGGAGGGATTTTCCATGAAGGATGTACACGCCTCGGCCAGCACCGGCTTCACCCGCCAGTCGGGCAACTACGAACAGGGCCGGCCGGACTACCCCATCGCGCTGCAGGGCTGGCTGCGCGACACACTCGGCGTCGGCAACGGCACGACGGTGCTGGACCTGGGCGCCGGCACCGGCAAGTTCACCCGCCTGCTCACCCCGCTGGCACCACGCCTGACGGCGGTGGAGCCGGTGGCCGCCATGCGCGAGCGCTTCCATGAGCAACTGCCCGAAGTACCCGTGCTCGAAGGCACCGCCCAGCACATGCCCGTGGCCGACGCCAGCCAGCAGGTGCTGGTCTGCGCCCAGGCCTTCCACTGGTTCGCCGACGCCGCCGCGCTGGCCGAAATGCACCGCGTGCTGGCCCCCGGCGGACGGCTGGGGTTGGTGTGGAACGTGCGCGACGAGTCGGTGGACTGGGTGGCGCGCATCACCGAGATCATCACCCCCTACGAAGGCGACACCCCTCGCTTTCACACCGGCCGCTGGCGCGAGGCGTTCGACGGCCGCTGGTTCAGCGCGCCGACCCTGACCACCCTGCCCCATGTCCACGAAGGCAGCCCCCAGACCGTGATCATCGAACGGCTGCGCTCGGTCAGCTTCATCGCCGCCCTGCCCCAGGTCGAGCAGGACAAGGTCATGGCGCGGCTGCAGGACCTGATCGACCACCACCCCGATCTGAAGGGCCGCGAGCGCATCGCCTTCCCCTACCAGACCCAGGCCTACCGCTGCCAGCGCCTGGATTAACCGGATTGTCATGTTCCGCGCCTTGACCCGTTGGCGGTCAAGGCGTATGGTCCGCCGCGCACTCAAGCATCCCTTCAACAGGAGTCCCCTGCATTGGACAGTAGCCCCAGTCGATTGCGACAGGCCCACACGGCGAGCTAGTCCGGCAGCGTTCCTGCCACTGTCTCGCCGCACCCGGTAGACGGTGGTTTCCTCCAGCCCTCCATGGCTGAGCACCCCTCTTTTCCAGCAGCCTTGCCACCCGGCATGGCGCGTGGTCCTGCGCATTCCTCGCTTTCAATCGCGCCGTCTTCGGCCGGCGCTGCCGCGGGCCATCGCCCGCGCAAACGGAGTTCGCTATGGATTGGAAAATCTTTCTGCTGCGCGTAAGCGTGGCCCTGCTGCTCGGCGCCGTGATCGGTGCCGAGCGTCAACTGCGCCAGCGCCTGACGGGCCTGCGCACCAACGCGCTGGTGAGCACCGGTGCCTGCCTGTTCGTGCTGATGACCCAGGCGGTGCCGGGCATGGCGCCCACCGACGCTTCGCGCATCGCCGCCTACGTGGTGTCGGGCATCGGCTTTCTCGGCGGTGGCGTGATCATGCGCGATGGTTTCAACGTACGCGGCCTGAACACCGCCGCCACCCTTTGGTGCACCGCGGCGGTGGGCGTGCTGTGCAGCCTCGGGCTGCTGCTCGAAGCCTCGCTGGGCAGCCTGGTGGTGCTGTGCGCCAACATTCTGCTGCGCGATATCGCCCAGCGCCTGGACCGCCAGGACATGGTGCCGGCCAGCGAGGTCGAGCAGCGCTTCGAGGTGCGCATCGTCTGCCGCGCCGAGGATGAGATCCAGGTGCGCAGCCTGATGCTGCACAGCCTGAGCGACCCAGGCCTGCGCCTGCAATCGCTGCACAGCGAGGACCTGGCCGACCCCATGCGCCTGGAAGTGCGCGCCGAGCTGCTCGGCACGCCCCAGGCGCCCACTTCGCTGGAGCGCCTGGTCAGCCGGGTCAGCCTGGAGAAAGGTGTGAGCTCGGTACGCTGGCAACTGCAACGCCCTGTGCTGGAGGCCGACTAGCCGTCGCTGCGCAGGTGGCGCTCCCTGAGTTCCTGGCGCTCCTTGGCCTCGATGCTCAGGGTCGCGGTGGGGCGCAGCAGCAGGCGGCGCAGGCCGATGGGCTCGCCGGTTTCCGCGCACCAGCCGTAGTCGCCGCGGACCAGGCGTTCCAGCGCCTGGTCGATCTTGTCGAGCAGCTTCTTTTCCCGCTCCAGCGAGCGCAGTTGCCAGTGGCGTTCCTCCTCGGCGCTGCCCAGGTCAGCCGCGTCGCTGTGCACTTCCTGTTCACGCAGGGCGCGGAATTCCTGTTCGATACGCGCTTGCAGCTCGCGCCGTTGGGTCAGCAGCAGGTTACGGAAGAACTGGCGCTGGGGTTCGCTCATGTAGGCGTCGGTGGATTGCTGTAGCAATTGGTCTTCGGTCATGGTGTTTCTCCTGGCGGGTTCGCCGGCAAGCCGGCGCCTACATAGGGCGTGGGCGATCGAACATCAGTGGCAGGCCCTGGCAATGTGGTTGTACGCGTCCTTCATGCCAGGCCAATTGCCCAGACACCAAGGTGCTGCGTACCACATGGTGGAAGCCACGTGCCTGGAACGGCGTCCAGCCGCAACGGGCCAGCACGGGGTCGTCGGCCACCGCGCGCGGCGTGTCCAGGCGCTCGACCAGGGCAAGGTCCGCCCAGTAGCCCTCGCGCAGGAAACCACGCTCGCGGATGGCGAACAGCTCGGCCACCGCGTGGCTGGTCTTGGCCACCACCTGCGCCATGCTCAACACGCCTTCGCTGACCAGCTCCAGTGCCGCCGGCAACGCGTGCTGCACCAGCGGCAAGCCTGACGGCGCACGGCTGTAGCGCTGACGTTTCTCTTCCAGCGTGTGCGGCGCATGGTCGGTGCCGATCACATCGATACGGTCGTCGGCCAGGGCCCGGCGCAGGGCGTCACGGTCGCTGCGGGTCTTGATCGCCGGGTTGCACTTGATCAGGTGGCCGAGGCTGGCGTAGTCGCCATCGTCGAACAGCAGGTGGTGCAGGCACACCTCGGCGGTGATGCGCTTGCCCGCCACCGGGCCCGGCTGGAACAGTTCCAGTTCGCGCGCGGTGGTCAGGTGCAGCACATGCAGCCGGGTACCGAAGCGCCGGGCCAGCTCGACCGCCAGGCTGGACGAGCGATAGCAGGCCTCGGCGTCACGGATCAGCGGGTGTGCGGCGGGTGGAATGAACTCGCCATGGTGCGCCTGCCAGCGGGCTTCGTTTGCCAGGATGCTCGGGGTGTGCTCGCAGTGGGCCAGCAGCAGGGTTGGGGTATAGATGAACAGCTTTTCCAGCACCTGCGGGTCGTCCACCAGCATGTTGCCGGTCGAGGCGCCCATGAACACCTTGACCCCGGCCACCTCACGCGGGTCCAACGCGGCGATGGTGTCGAGGTTGTCGCGGCTGACGCCGAAGTGAAAGGCATAGTTGGCTAGCGAACTGGCCGCCGCCCTGCGCTTCTTGTCGGCCAGCGCTTCGAGCGTCAGGGTCGGCGGATGGGTGTTGGGCATGTCCATGAAACTGGTGATGCCCCCCGCCACCGCCGCCCGCGACTCGCTGGCGATGCACCCCTTGTGCGGCGCGCCCGGCTCGCGAAAGTGCACCTGGTCGTCGATCATCCCGGGCAACAACCAGGCGCCCCGTGCATCGATCTCGCACCGCGCCCGGGCGCCTTCCAGGCTGCCGGCGATGCGTTCGATCCGGCCCTGGCGCACCAGCAGGTCGCCTTCGAATTCACGCCCTTCATTGACCATGCGCGCATTGCGCAGCAACAGTTCGTCCATGCTCAGAACTCATTGCGCAGGGCCTTGTAGCCCTGCACCAGGTCGATATTGGTGCGCGCCACGTCCTCCGAGAACTCGGATGCCGAGACGCTGACGGGTGGAAAGCGGCCCAGGTCGGTATGCGGGCCGATGTGCTCGGTGGGTGGCACGTAGAAGCGTGCGGGCAGGTCACGGCCATCGACCACCGAGTTGTGCCGCACCACGCTGCCATCGCCGACCTGGCAGTTGAAAAGCACGCTGTTGAAGCCGATGAACACCCGGTCACCGACCTGGCAAGGGCCATGCACGATGGAACGGTGGGCGATCGAGCTGAACTGGCCGATGCGCACCGCCGCGCCGGACTTTGAGTGGATGACCACGCCGTCCTGGATGTTGGAATTGGCGCCGATGACAATCGGCTGCATGTCGCCGCTGGCATCCACTTCGTCGGCGCGAATCACCGCGTAGGGGCCGACGAAGACGTTGTCGTGGATGATCACCTTGCCGCAGATGATCGCGGTCGGGTCGATGTAGGCCGACTCGGCGATGTCGGGGAGATGGCCGGAGGGGTTTCTGCGGATCACGGGAGAAGTCCTGAGGGAAAGAAGGCAATCAATTGTTATATTATAACATTTAATTCGCAAGCACCCTTGCCCTCTGTAGGAGCGGCTTCAGCCGCGATGAAGGCACCGCGCTGCCTGGCACCCGCTGCGCGGGTGATCGCGGCTGAAGCCGCTCCTACAGAGGGCGGATCAGATCAATGGTTTGCCAGCGAACATCGACCACTCGCTTTGCGGCACAATCGCCAGGCAACCCCGTGCCCACACATCGAGTACCGTTCATGACCATCCGCCCCACCCTCGCCCAGGACCTACCCCTGCTCCCCGACCTCGAGCGCTCCGCCGCCCAGGCGTTCAGGCAATACCCGGCCCTGGCCTGGCTGGCGGACAGCGACGTGATGGATGAGGCGGAAAATGCGCGGTTCCAGACTGTGGGCGGCAGTTGGGTCGCTGTGGACGAGCGGGACCACCCGCTGGGCTTTATCTGCGCCGCGGTGGTCGGCGACAACTTGCACATCCACGAACTGTCGGTCTGCCAGCAAGCCCAAGGCCAAGGGCTTGGCCGGCAACTGCTCGACCAGGCGATCCAGACAGCCCGTGCAGCAGGACTGCACGCAGTGACCCTGACCACCTTCGCCGAAGTGCCCTGGAATGGGCCGTTCTATGCCCGCCTTGGGTTCAAGGTGCTGGCAGCCGGGCACCTGGACGACCGCTTGGCCGCGATCCTGGCCGAGGAGCGCGCGCACGGCCTGGAGGGGCGCTGCGCCATGCGCCTGCCCCTCGGCATCTAGGGGCCGCTGCGCACCCCGGCCTGCACACTCCCCGCCAGGCAATAGCGATCCCGCCCCTGGCGTTTTGCCGTGTACAGCGCCTCGTCCGCCGCCGTCATCAGGTTCTCCGGGGTGACGTTCTCCAGCGAAGGCGCCGCCACGGCGATGCCGGCACTGGCCGACACCTGGCCCAAGGGGCTGCCCAGGTGCTCGATGGCCGCGTGGCGCAACGCGTGCAGGATCTCCTGGACGATCAGCGCGGCGCCCTGGGTATCGGTGTCCGGCAGCAGCAGCGTGAACTCCTCCCCGCCATACCGCACCGCCAGGTCACCCGGGCGCTTGAGCGCCTGGCGCAGCAGCTCGCCGAACTGCCGCAGGCACGCATCCCCCGCCGGGTGACCGTAACGGTCGTTGTAGGGCTTGAAGTGGTCCAGGTCGAACATCACCAGCGCCAGCGATTGCCCCTGGCGCCGCGCACGGCGGATCTCGGGTTCGAGCACGGCATCGAGACGACGGCGGTTGCCCAGGCCGGTGAGGCTGTCGGTCAGGGCCATGGCCTTGAGCGTCTGGTGCGCCTGGTGCAAGGCGCGCTCGATGGCGATCCGCTCGCGCAGCTGGCGCAGTACCACCCAGCCAAACCCAGCCAGGCCGATCAGCAACAGCACCAGCACCGCCACCGACTTGAGCATGTCGTGCCGCCAGGGCGCGATGATCGACTCACGCGACAGCCCCGCCTCCACCACCAGCGGGTAGCTCGACAGCACACGGAAGCCATACAACCTCGGGGTGCCATCAACCACCGCCACCGCCTCGGCCACGCCCTCGCTGGCGTAGGGCAGGTGGTTGCGAAAGATCTCGCTGGCCGCAAGGCTGCGGCCGATCACCTGCTCGACGAAGGGGCGGCGCACGAGGATGGTGCCATCGCGCATGGCCAGCACCAGCGCGCCGCGCTCGTCGATCTTGAAGTCGCCGTAGTAGCGCACGAACCAGTCGACCTTGATGGTGCCCAGCAGCACCCCGGCGAAACTGCCGTCGGGGTAGTCCAGGCGCCGCGAGATGGGGATGATCAGGTCGCCGGTGGAGCGGCTGCGCACCACCGAACCGATGCGCACCTGGCGGTCCGGGTGGGTGCGGTGGTAGATGAAATAGTCGCGGTCGGCGTTGTTGGCGCCTGGGGGTACCACGTCCTTGTCGGTGACGATCCAGCTGCCGTCGGGGGCGTAGACGAACAAGCCGTGCAGCTGCGGGATGATCGCCGCCTGCTGCTTGAGCAAGGCGTGCAGCCGGGGCCGATCGATGTGATCGAAACCATCACCCTCGAGGCGCTCGGCCAACGCGGCGGTGATAGCGTCGACCTGGCGGATGGCATCTTCGGCGTGCTGGCCGGTGGCCCGGGCCAGGTTGGTCACCGCATGGTCAGCGTTGATGAACGCCTGGCGATAGTCGCGCCAGATCCGCCAGCCCTCGATCAGCACGAAGGCCAGCATCACCACCGCCATGAAGCACAGCACCAGGCGGAACAGCGCCGTCGCCCTGCCCTCGCTGGTCACCGCGTAGACACCGTCCTCGGTCGCTTTCCTGGCTGCACGCATTGAAATCCATTGCCCTCTTGCCTTTGCCGCCCATGACTATAGCCCAGGCGCTTGCAGGCAAAAAAAGGCCCCGGGACACGGGGTCCAGGGGCCGAGGTGGCTGGAATGCCCAACCAAAGGAGGTCTTTGACTGCCTGTAGGAGCCAGCTTGCTGGCGAACCGGCCAATCGTCGACACGACCTGTTCGCCAGCAAGCTGGCTCCTACCGGGTGTCATGTCATATTTGCGTCGGCCAGCCGCCGCCCAGGGCGCGGAACAGGTCGACCAGGGCCAGCTGGTGCTGGGTGCTGGCCTCGATGTAGGTCGCCTCGTTCACATAGTTGCTGCGCTGGGCGTCGAGGTAGCGCAGGTGGTTGTCCACCCCGCCCTCGTAGCGCGCCTTGGCCAGCGCCAGGGTCGCCTGGCTGGTGTCGGCCAGGGCCCGGCGCGCAGCCTCTTCGCGGCGCAGGGTGTCGGTGGCGGCCAGGGCGTCGGCCACCTCGCGGAAGGCGGTCTGGATGGTGCCTTCATAGGCGGCCACCGCCGAATCCTTGCGCGCCTCGGCCAGGCTCAGGCCGGCCTTGTTGCGCCCGGCGTCGAACAGCGGCAGCGACAGTTGCGGCATGAAGCTCCAGCTGCGCGAGCCGCCCTCGAACAGGCCGGACATCTGCGCACTGGAGGTACCAAAGCTGCCGGTCAGGCTGATGCGCGGGAAGAACGCCGCCCGCGCCGCGCCGATATCGGCGTTTCGCGCCCGCAGCCGGTGTTCGGCGGCGAGGATGTCAGGGCGCCGCTCGAGCAGCGCCGACGGCGCGCCCGGGGCAATTTCCTGCAGCACCATGGGCGCGGCGGAACGCTCGGCCGGAATGGCCTTGGCCGCCTCGCTGCTGCCCAGCAACAGCACCAGGGCGTTGAACGCCTGGCGCTGCTGGCGCACGGTGGTTTCCAGCTCGGCCCGCGACTGCTCCACCAGACCCAGGGCTTCCTGGTGGTCCAGGGCGGTAGCGGTGCCGGCCGCGCGGCGCTGGCCGACCAGGGCCAGCGAGTCCTCGCGGCTGGCCAGGGTCTGGCGGGTCAGGGCCTGGCGGCGCTCGGCGCCGTCCAGGGTCAGGTAGGCCTGGCTGACCTCGGCGACCAGGGCGACGCGCGCGGCGCGCCCGGCCTCCTCGGTGGCCAGGTACTGCTCCAGCGCCGCGTCGCTCAAGCTCTTCACCCGGCCGAACAGGTCCACCTCGTATTCCGGCAGCGACAACCCCACCTGGTAGGTGCTGTTCACCCCTTCGCGGCCATCGCTGGCCAGTGCCGCCGGCAGGTGCTGACGATTACCCGAGGCCCCGGCGTTCAGGCCCGGCACCCGGTCGGCACGCTGGATACGGTACTGCGCACGAGCTTGCTCTATGTCGAGTAGGGTCTGGCGCAGCGAACGGTTGTTGTCCAGCGCGGTGGCGACCAACTGGCGCAGCGTCGGGTCAACGATGAACGCCTGCCAGTCCAGTTGCTCCACCGCCCGGCCCTGATGGGCCGCCGCATCGCCCCACTGGGCCGCGACCGGCGCCTCGGGGCGCTGGTAGGTCGGCGCCAGCGAGCAGCCGGCCAGGGCGAAGGCCAGCGCACAGGGCAAAACGAAATTACGCATGTCCATCACTCCACGGCCTCGATCGCTTGTTTCACAGGGGCAGGCTTGCGCTTGAGCAGCGTCAGCACGAAGACGAAGCAGATCGGCACGAACACCACGCCCAGCAAGGTGGCGCTGAGCATGCCGCCGATCACCCCGGTGCCGATGGCGCGCTGGCTGGCTGCGCCGGCGCCGGTGGCGATGGCCAGCGGCACCACGCCGAGGATGAACGCCATCGAAGTCATCACGATCGGTCGGAAACGCAGGCGCGCGGCCTCGATGGCGGCGTCACGCAGGCTGTAACCCTTCTCCCACAGCTCCTTGGCGAACTCGACGATGAGGATGGCGTTCTTCGCCGCCAGGCCGATGATGGTGATCAGCCCGACCTTGAAGTACACATCGTTGGGCATGCCGGTGAGCATCACCGCCCACACCGCGCCCAGGGCGCCGATCGGCACGATCAGCATCACCGTCAGCGGGATCGCCCAGCTTTCGTACAGGGCCACCAGCAGCAGGAACACCACCAGGATCGCCAGGGCGAACAGGCCGGCGGCCTGGCCGCT
This genomic stretch from Pseudomonas entomophila L48 harbors:
- a CDS encoding dihydroorotase, translating into MDELLLRNARMVNEGREFEGDLLVRQGRIERIAGSLEGARARCEIDARGAWLLPGMIDDQVHFREPGAPHKGCIASESRAAVAGGITSFMDMPNTHPPTLTLEALADKKRRAAASSLANYAFHFGVSRDNLDTIAALDPREVAGVKVFMGASTGNMLVDDPQVLEKLFIYTPTLLLAHCEHTPSILANEARWQAHHGEFIPPAAHPLIRDAEACYRSSSLAVELARRFGTRLHVLHLTTARELELFQPGPVAGKRITAEVCLHHLLFDDGDYASLGHLIKCNPAIKTRSDRDALRRALADDRIDVIGTDHAPHTLEEKRQRYSRAPSGLPLVQHALPAALELVSEGVLSMAQVVAKTSHAVAELFAIRERGFLREGYWADLALVERLDTPRAVADDPVLARCGWTPFQARGFHHVVRSTLVSGQLAWHEGRVQPHCQGLPLMFDRPRPM
- the dksA gene encoding RNA polymerase-binding protein DksA, coding for MTEDQLLQQSTDAYMSEPQRQFFRNLLLTQRRELQARIEQEFRALREQEVHSDAADLGSAEEERHWQLRSLEREKKLLDKIDQALERLVRGDYGWCAETGEPIGLRRLLLRPTATLSIEAKERQELRERHLRSDG
- a CDS encoding sensor domain-containing diguanylate cyclase, coding for MRAARKATEDGVYAVTSEGRATALFRLVLCFMAVVMLAFVLIEGWRIWRDYRQAFINADHAVTNLARATGQHAEDAIRQVDAITAALAERLEGDGFDHIDRPRLHALLKQQAAIIPQLHGLFVYAPDGSWIVTDKDVVPPGANNADRDYFIYHRTHPDRQVRIGSVVRSRSTGDLIIPISRRLDYPDGSFAGVLLGTIKVDWFVRYYGDFKIDERGALVLAMRDGTILVRRPFVEQVIGRSLAASEIFRNHLPYASEGVAEAVAVVDGTPRLYGFRVLSSYPLVVEAGLSRESIIAPWRHDMLKSVAVLVLLLIGLAGFGWVVLRQLRERIAIERALHQAHQTLKAMALTDSLTGLGNRRRLDAVLEPEIRRARRQGQSLALVMFDLDHFKPYNDRYGHPAGDACLRQFGELLRQALKRPGDLAVRYGGEEFTLLLPDTDTQGAALIVQEILHALRHAAIEHLGSPLGQVSASAGIAVAAPSLENVTPENLMTAADEALYTAKRQGRDRYCLAGSVQAGVRSGP
- a CDS encoding class I SAM-dependent methyltransferase codes for the protein MKDVHASASTGFTRQSGNYEQGRPDYPIALQGWLRDTLGVGNGTTVLDLGAGTGKFTRLLTPLAPRLTAVEPVAAMRERFHEQLPEVPVLEGTAQHMPVADASQQVLVCAQAFHWFADAAALAEMHRVLAPGGRLGLVWNVRDESVDWVARITEIITPYEGDTPRFHTGRWREAFDGRWFSAPTLTTLPHVHEGSPQTVIIERLRSVSFIAALPQVEQDKVMARLQDLIDHHPDLKGRERIAFPYQTQAYRCQRLD
- a CDS encoding MgtC/SapB family protein — protein: MDWKIFLLRVSVALLLGAVIGAERQLRQRLTGLRTNALVSTGACLFVLMTQAVPGMAPTDASRIAAYVVSGIGFLGGGVIMRDGFNVRGLNTAATLWCTAAVGVLCSLGLLLEASLGSLVVLCANILLRDIAQRLDRQDMVPASEVEQRFEVRIVCRAEDEIQVRSLMLHSLSDPGLRLQSLHSEDLADPMRLEVRAELLGTPQAPTSLERLVSRVSLEKGVSSVRWQLQRPVLEAD
- a CDS encoding Dyp-type peroxidase, with the translated sequence MPFQPGLLATPVPAHARHLFFALDAVEALPAVLDQLLPQVDGNNLILAVGAPLAKALGREVPGLRSFPQLDAVVENPATQHALWLWLRGEERGELFLRAQALQQALAPALRLVDSVDGFLHRGGHDLTGYEDGTENPVDEDAVAAAIVPGDVPGLAGSSYAAFQLWKHDLNYFKSLPQGEQDNIIGRRLSDNEELDDAPESAHVKRTAQESFEPEAFIVRRSVAWADERGAGLAFVALGYSFDAFEVQLRRMSGLEDGVIDGLYRFSRPLSGGYYWCPPLNEAGADLRLLLG
- a CDS encoding carbonate dehydratase, which produces MIRRNPSGHLPDIAESAYIDPTAIICGKVIIHDNVFVGPYAVIRADEVDASGDMQPIVIGANSNIQDGVVIHSKSGAAVRIGQFSSIAHRSIVHGPCQVGDRVFIGFNSVLFNCQVGDGSVVRHNSVVDGRDLPARFYVPPTEHIGPHTDLGRFPPVSVSASEFSEDVARTNIDLVQGYKALRNEF
- a CDS encoding sterol desaturase family protein, producing MLFNLAILFGTLVAMEGVGTLAHKYVMHGWGWWLHRSHHEPQLGMLETNDLYLLALGLIATALVALGKAGHAPLQWVGGGVAGYGVAYVLAHDGFFHRHWPRAPKPVNRYLKRLYRAHRLHHAVKGREGSVSFGFFYAPPLRVLKQQLKRRRGL
- a CDS encoding bile acid:sodium symporter family protein, which translates into the protein MTASPLLTAVLPLALGIIMLGLGLSLTLADFARVVKYPKPVVIGLTCQILLLPLVCFLIANGFGLESALAVGLMLLAASPGGTTANLFSHLAHGDVALNITLTAVNSLIAILTMPLLVNLSLTWFMASDQAIPLQFAKVMQVFAIVLLPVALGMLIRHWAPRFAARMEKPMKLVAALFLAFTIVLALAKDWQTVVEYAPVVGGAALLFNLLSLGVGYWVPRLLSIPRRQAIAIGMEIGIHNGTLAIALALSPTLLNNATMAVPAAIYSLIMFFTAAGFGWWVSRGQKAGIAHSTGAL
- a CDS encoding GNAT family N-acetyltransferase, with product MTIRPTLAQDLPLLPDLERSAAQAFRQYPALAWLADSDVMDEAENARFQTVGGSWVAVDERDHPLGFICAAVVGDNLHIHELSVCQQAQGQGLGRQLLDQAIQTARAAGLHAVTLTTFAEVPWNGPFYARLGFKVLAAGHLDDRLAAILAEERAHGLEGRCAMRLPLGI
- a CDS encoding efflux transporter outer membrane subunit produces the protein MDMRNFVLPCALAFALAGCSLAPTYQRPEAPVAAQWGDAAAHQGRAVEQLDWQAFIVDPTLRQLVATALDNNRSLRQTLLDIEQARAQYRIQRADRVPGLNAGASGNRQHLPAALASDGREGVNSTYQVGLSLPEYEVDLFGRVKSLSDAALEQYLATEEAGRAARVALVAEVSQAYLTLDGAERRQALTRQTLASREDSLALVGQRRAAGTATALDHQEALGLVEQSRAELETTVRQQRQAFNALVLLLGSSEAAKAIPAERSAAPMVLQEIAPGAPSALLERRPDILAAEHRLRARNADIGAARAAFFPRISLTGSFGTSSAQMSGLFEGGSRSWSFMPQLSLPLFDAGRNKAGLSLAEARKDSAVAAYEGTIQTAFREVADALAATDTLRREEAARRALADTSQATLALAKARYEGGVDNHLRYLDAQRSNYVNEATYIEASTQHQLALVDLFRALGGGWPTQI